From Chryseobacterium joostei, the proteins below share one genomic window:
- a CDS encoding putative signal transducing protein codes for MSDLIRFKFYETALEANRDKQILAENGINSFIANEQLIQSDWLLSQAVGGIQLQVFEEDREKATQVLQDYKDNEQYSLEVEHTIENPDFDFVCPKCGSNHIYRDDKATSFFGISFLTSHKFVCYYCGNEFTHE; via the coding sequence ATGTCTGATCTGATTCGTTTTAAGTTTTATGAAACCGCCCTTGAAGCCAATAGGGATAAACAAATATTGGCTGAAAACGGCATTAACAGTTTTATAGCCAATGAACAGCTTATCCAATCAGACTGGCTGCTATCACAGGCTGTGGGCGGAATCCAGCTTCAGGTGTTTGAAGAAGATAGGGAAAAAGCAACTCAGGTTCTTCAGGACTATAAAGACAATGAACAATATTCGTTGGAGGTAGAACACACTATTGAAAACCCTGATTTTGACTTTGTATGTCCAAAATGTGGCTCCAATCATATTTACAGAGACGACAAGGCAACCAGTTTCTTTGGGATTTCATTTCTGACAAGCCATAAGTTTGTATGTTATTACTGCGGGAACGAATTTACTCACGAATAA
- a CDS encoding fumarylacetoacetate hydrolase family protein, with protein sequence MKIICIGRNYSEHAKELGNEIPENPVIFMKPDTAVLKGSDFYIPEFSNDIHYELEVVLKVSKGGKYIQKETAHKHYEEISLGIDFTARDLQSNLKSKGLPWELAKGFDGSAVVGSFFKKENYNLESLPFSLLKNKEKVQDGNTKDMLFHFDDIIAFASQYFTLRVGDLIYTGTPKGVGKVEENDILEAYLEDEKILDIRIL encoded by the coding sequence ATGAAGATCATCTGCATAGGAAGAAACTACAGCGAACACGCTAAAGAATTAGGAAACGAAATTCCGGAGAACCCTGTTATTTTTATGAAACCGGATACTGCGGTTTTAAAGGGAAGTGATTTTTATATTCCTGAATTTTCAAATGACATCCACTATGAACTGGAAGTAGTTTTGAAAGTTTCAAAAGGAGGAAAATATATTCAAAAGGAAACCGCTCATAAACATTACGAGGAAATCAGCCTGGGAATTGATTTTACGGCCAGAGATCTTCAAAGTAACCTGAAGTCTAAGGGACTTCCCTGGGAGCTTGCTAAGGGCTTTGATGGTTCTGCTGTGGTAGGAAGCTTCTTTAAGAAAGAAAACTATAATCTGGAAAGCCTACCCTTTTCCCTTTTAAAAAATAAAGAGAAGGTTCAGGATGGAAACACAAAGGATATGCTTTTTCATTTTGATGATATCATTGCTTTTGCTTCTCAGTACTTTACATTAAGAGTGGGTGACCTTATTTATACAGGAACCCCAAAAGGAGTTGGAAAAGTAGAGGAAAATGATATTCTTGAGGCTTATCTTGAAGACGAAAAAATCCTTGATATCCGAATATTATAA
- a CDS encoding universal stress protein has protein sequence MINIVLPVDFGDKTDQLVDGAIKFAKQLNGKIYLIHVAPSDIGFAIGDMGFQYFPEVEANEIREELVQLNKIEQRIIAHDIDCEHLLKQGLAKDIILEYAKAKSADYIVMGSHGRSGIYDVFVGSLTKGLTKSSNIPVLVLPIHD, from the coding sequence ATGATAAACATTGTATTACCCGTAGATTTTGGGGACAAAACTGACCAATTGGTAGATGGTGCCATAAAATTTGCAAAACAACTTAATGGTAAAATTTATCTTATCCACGTAGCACCTTCAGATATTGGCTTTGCCATTGGTGATATGGGGTTTCAGTATTTCCCGGAAGTGGAAGCGAATGAAATCAGGGAAGAGCTGGTACAGCTTAACAAAATTGAACAAAGAATCATCGCGCATGATATTGATTGCGAGCATCTTTTAAAACAAGGACTGGCTAAAGACATTATTCTGGAATATGCCAAGGCAAAAAGTGCTGATTATATCGTAATGGGATCTCATGGAAGAAGTGGAATTTACGATGTATTTGTAGGAAGCTTAACGAAAGGGCTTACTAAAAGTTCAAACATCCCTGTTCTGGTACTTCCCATCCACGACTAA
- a CDS encoding DUF6341 family protein, translated as MTSFFLFLSKVFKWTFGFFDAFGNVLNWILFIVCCVLFTYWCYVLVVTLGGDKDKDYYSPTEGKNPYYDPKIYKKEG; from the coding sequence ATGACGTCTTTCTTTCTATTCTTAAGCAAAGTTTTCAAATGGACTTTCGGTTTCTTTGATGCTTTTGGAAATGTTTTAAACTGGATTCTATTTATAGTTTGCTGTGTACTGTTTACTTATTGGTGCTATGTGCTGGTAGTTACACTAGGAGGCGATAAAGACAAAGACTATTATTCTCCAACGGAAGGTAAGAATCCTTACTACGATCCAAAAATCTACAAAAAAGAAGGTTAA
- a CDS encoding DUF6427 family protein — MFKLLSKESNIFSIPVYIGFLLLVVIIFNILNFNTYEAIVAGITFLGIALGYFCFHSIALNYQTHLPLFLYTIFIFGLYPGNLDIGIAVSLLTNSFLILLLTSADEDVRKKSYVLVGAIIALNFIFLPTTWPLALFVIIHVIATSAKIGLNLFRFLLGIILIIFSYFSVMYFVQFTSWDIDYFPFGKMKPVTDYTELIPLIPVVIMLIYAVYDHFKNYNKKSPISRYKYTFLLVFSAAQLITIILYMNKSYEYLLLLAFPSSIILSRMMRFLPKYWMQETCLWLIIISLFAFKAGTVFDLF, encoded by the coding sequence ATGTTTAAATTACTTTCAAAAGAAAGCAATATTTTTTCAATTCCTGTTTATATTGGTTTTCTTCTTTTAGTAGTAATAATATTTAACATACTGAATTTCAATACCTATGAAGCAATTGTTGCCGGAATTACTTTTCTGGGAATTGCTTTAGGATATTTTTGTTTTCATAGTATTGCTCTTAATTATCAGACACATCTACCCTTATTTCTATATACCATTTTTATTTTCGGGTTATATCCGGGGAATCTGGATATAGGAATAGCTGTTTCATTGCTTACCAATTCCTTTCTAATCCTTCTTCTTACAAGTGCGGATGAAGATGTAAGGAAAAAATCTTATGTATTGGTAGGAGCCATTATTGCCCTGAATTTTATTTTTCTTCCCACAACCTGGCCCTTGGCCCTTTTTGTAATTATCCACGTGATTGCAACTTCTGCCAAAATAGGATTAAACCTTTTCAGGTTTCTTTTGGGAATTATTCTGATTATATTCAGTTATTTTTCTGTCATGTATTTCGTTCAGTTTACTTCATGGGATATAGATTATTTTCCATTTGGAAAAATGAAGCCCGTAACTGATTATACTGAACTTATACCCCTGATCCCTGTAGTTATAATGCTGATTTATGCAGTATATGACCATTTTAAAAACTATAACAAGAAAAGCCCGATAAGCAGATATAAATATACTTTTCTGCTGGTTTTTTCTGCAGCCCAGCTTATCACCATTATTCTGTATATGAATAAAAGCTACGAATATTTACTTCTTTTAGCATTTCCATCCAGTATCATCCTAAGCAGAATGATGAGATTTTTACCGAAATACTGGATGCAGGAGACTTGCCTTTGGCTTATTATTATAAGCTTATTTGCCTTTAAAGCAGGTACAGTTTTTGATTTATTTTAA
- a CDS encoding DUF3109 family protein, whose translation MIQIDDKLISEEIFSEEFVCNLTKCKGACCVEGDVGAPLDKNELEILDGIFDKIKPYLTQEGVKALEEQGTWTTDPHDGMYVTPMVENRECAYVTFDEKGITKCGIEKAYEDGAVDWQKPISCHLYPIRVTEYSAFTALNYHEWNVCSDACTLGKELQVPVYKFLKTPLIRKYGEEFYTVLSGAAEEWKKEYGS comes from the coding sequence ATGATTCAGATAGACGATAAATTGATTTCTGAGGAAATCTTTTCCGAAGAATTTGTTTGCAACCTTACCAAGTGTAAGGGTGCATGTTGTGTGGAGGGAGATGTAGGAGCTCCCTTGGATAAAAATGAGCTTGAAATACTGGACGGTATTTTTGATAAAATAAAGCCCTATCTTACCCAGGAAGGGGTAAAAGCCCTTGAAGAACAGGGAACATGGACTACTGATCCACACGACGGAATGTATGTTACTCCTATGGTGGAGAATCGCGAATGTGCCTATGTAACTTTTGATGAAAAAGGAATTACTAAATGCGGTATTGAAAAAGCCTATGAAGATGGTGCTGTAGACTGGCAGAAACCTATTTCATGTCACCTATACCCTATCAGGGTTACAGAATACTCTGCATTTACAGCTTTAAATTATCATGAATGGAATGTATGCAGCGATGCCTGTACTCTTGGAAAAGAACTTCAGGTGCCCGTTTACAAGTTCCTAAAGACCCCATTGATAAGAAAGTATGGTGAGGAATTCTACACTGTTCTAAGCGGAGCAGCTGAGGAATGGAAGAAAGAATATGGTTCGTAA
- a CDS encoding trigger factor: protein MKVTAQNHDDVSALLTVTLEKSDYKEKVEKQLINYAKNAQVPGFRKGKVPLSMVKKQYEAGIAFEEINRQVSDALNNYVNENKLRLVGQPVPQPVNEFDYNADQLEVAFEVGYEPAFTIDLAKYEAPHYKVEASEKEITKSIENMQKRFAEQVPQDKITKDSYIALEVSQVVEEDAEGEHHHHPKNVTITAENKEAFKLVKALKMDGSVKVTKETLAGDEELAKELGFSKEEVEHLHHNEVEVKVKDFYSLNLAELNQDLFDKVYGEGNIKSEDELKEKVKTELDEYFQQNADVHFVNKVLEQVTEQEEVALPEAFLVKWLMFSNQNIQSEEQAKEILEAEKNQLRYQIIEGKLMTDNEINLDYADVLAQAEQLVKNQLAIYGIHHLGEEEIQKYAVEMLKDQEQVRQISSEVAMAKLKDVILEKSSKKETKISHDEFLEELKK from the coding sequence ATGAAGGTTACCGCACAAAACCATGATGATGTAAGTGCATTGCTTACAGTGACATTGGAAAAATCTGACTACAAAGAAAAAGTAGAGAAGCAGTTGATTAATTATGCTAAAAATGCGCAAGTTCCTGGATTCAGAAAAGGGAAAGTGCCTTTGAGTATGGTTAAAAAACAATATGAAGCAGGTATTGCATTTGAAGAAATCAATAGACAGGTTTCTGATGCTTTGAACAATTATGTTAACGAAAACAAGTTAAGATTAGTTGGTCAGCCAGTTCCTCAGCCAGTAAACGAGTTCGATTACAACGCTGATCAGTTAGAAGTTGCTTTCGAAGTAGGATATGAGCCTGCATTTACTATAGATTTAGCTAAATATGAAGCACCTCACTACAAAGTAGAAGCTTCTGAAAAAGAAATCACAAAGAGCATTGAAAACATGCAGAAGCGTTTCGCTGAGCAAGTTCCTCAAGATAAAATCACTAAAGATTCTTACATTGCTTTAGAAGTTTCTCAAGTAGTTGAAGAAGATGCTGAAGGAGAGCACCACCACCACCCAAAGAACGTTACTATTACAGCTGAGAACAAAGAGGCTTTCAAACTAGTAAAAGCTTTGAAAATGGATGGTTCTGTAAAAGTTACTAAGGAAACTCTTGCAGGTGATGAAGAATTAGCTAAAGAATTAGGATTCAGCAAAGAAGAAGTAGAGCACCTACACCACAATGAGGTAGAAGTAAAAGTAAAAGACTTCTATTCATTAAACTTAGCTGAGCTTAACCAAGACTTATTCGACAAAGTATACGGAGAAGGAAACATTAAGTCTGAAGACGAGCTTAAAGAAAAAGTAAAAACTGAATTAGACGAGTACTTCCAACAAAATGCTGACGTTCACTTCGTGAATAAAGTATTGGAGCAAGTAACTGAACAAGAAGAAGTAGCACTTCCTGAAGCTTTCCTTGTAAAATGGTTAATGTTCTCTAACCAGAACATCCAGTCTGAAGAGCAGGCTAAAGAAATCCTTGAAGCTGAGAAAAACCAATTGAGATACCAGATCATCGAAGGAAAATTGATGACTGATAACGAAATTAACCTTGACTATGCTGATGTATTGGCACAAGCTGAGCAGTTAGTAAAAAATCAATTGGCTATCTACGGAATCCACCACCTAGGTGAAGAGGAAATCCAAAAATATGCTGTTGAAATGTTGAAAGACCAAGAGCAGGTAAGACAAATCTCTTCTGAAGTAGCTATGGCTAAATTGAAGGATGTTATCCTTGAAAAATCTAGCAAAAAAGAAACTAAAATTTCTCACGACGAATTTTTAGAAGAACTTAAGAAATAA
- a CDS encoding TonB-dependent receptor: MKLIYCLLLIFCGSVFTSAQQTYTVQGTVQDFHDKTMLENAVVKIGNLTVKTDKKGKFSFDKIPAGKYTLIAKHPDCNDYTENIGVDQDLHITITLEHHTGDIETITLHGSHKNKGSVVMKTLDKAELERNSTENLGNILSKISGVAVLKTGNNITKPVIHGLYGSRISIMNNGVKLAEQEWGAEHAPNVDVNDFEHIDVIKGASALKYGNDGVAGVVLLEPAIPPKKDTLMGNVKLSGISNGRGGELSANVLKSWENEWFVKAGGSYKKLGDIYIPHHTLQNTGAEVNSFNFSFGKHGFMQGFDVSYSGINQDFGIYKGAHLGNSYDIYRAMNFGQPYFLDDFSYDIGYPKQNVEHHIAKISAYKRFADFGKITFQYSFQLNRRKEYDIRKGDLKDTPSMDLRLITHSASLTHLIERSKWSLESGISAGFQDNYPNPTTEVRRLIPDYYRYDAGAFSIFKYTFSPKLNAEAGVRYDFSRYDSYKYYDAKEWNEKYANVFPQFYIKQSGSRVLSRPIFDYHNFSANIGLNYKPSKDFDVKFNFSRMSRTPNPAELFADGLHHSAAIIEKGDLRIKKEEIYNANLSLTGRFDVLKGLQVEANPYVIFSDSFINQMPTEIQNTSRGTFAVWAYQQVKARMYGIDADAQLTISDNLKWTTSFSALRGDDLTKNEPLILMMPMNLRNSLEFNLNKPSHFYIRLENENVFKQNRFPIRDQPVQLIEDGELVTKIIDYSTPPASFSIFHASIGADLFKNMNLNFRINNIFNKEYKEYLNRLRYYMPEPGRNFVVTLKYNF; encoded by the coding sequence ATGAAATTGATATATTGCCTGCTACTGATCTTTTGTGGATCAGTATTCACGAGTGCACAACAAACTTACACCGTACAAGGAACCGTTCAGGATTTTCATGATAAAACCATGCTGGAAAATGCAGTGGTGAAAATCGGAAACCTTACAGTGAAAACAGATAAAAAAGGGAAATTCTCCTTTGACAAGATTCCTGCAGGGAAGTATACACTCATTGCCAAACATCCTGATTGCAATGATTATACTGAAAATATAGGAGTTGATCAGGATCTTCATATTACCATTACTTTAGAACACCATACAGGTGATATAGAAACCATTACTTTACACGGAAGTCATAAAAACAAAGGTTCCGTAGTAATGAAAACATTGGATAAAGCCGAGCTTGAAAGGAATTCTACAGAGAATCTTGGGAATATCCTTTCCAAAATTTCGGGAGTTGCAGTGTTGAAGACAGGGAATAATATTACAAAACCTGTCATTCATGGTCTTTATGGAAGCCGTATTTCTATTATGAATAATGGAGTGAAGCTGGCGGAGCAGGAATGGGGTGCAGAGCATGCTCCCAACGTAGATGTCAATGACTTTGAACACATAGATGTTATCAAAGGGGCATCCGCATTGAAATATGGGAATGATGGAGTAGCGGGAGTTGTACTTCTGGAGCCTGCAATACCACCAAAGAAAGATACTTTGATGGGGAATGTAAAGCTTTCCGGGATTTCCAACGGAAGAGGAGGTGAGCTTTCAGCGAATGTGCTTAAATCCTGGGAGAATGAATGGTTTGTAAAAGCAGGCGGAAGCTACAAAAAGCTTGGCGATATTTATATTCCACATCATACTCTTCAGAATACCGGAGCCGAGGTGAATTCATTCAATTTTTCTTTTGGAAAGCATGGTTTTATGCAGGGGTTTGATGTTTCCTATAGCGGAATCAATCAGGACTTTGGGATTTATAAAGGAGCACACCTTGGAAACAGTTATGATATCTACAGGGCTATGAACTTCGGACAACCTTATTTTCTGGATGATTTCAGCTATGATATAGGATATCCGAAGCAGAATGTAGAGCATCATATTGCCAAGATTTCTGCCTATAAACGCTTTGCTGATTTTGGGAAAATTACTTTCCAATACAGCTTTCAGTTGAACAGACGTAAGGAATATGATATCAGAAAAGGAGATCTGAAAGACACTCCTTCTATGGATTTGAGGCTGATTACGCATTCAGCAAGCCTTACCCACCTTATTGAACGTTCAAAATGGAGTCTGGAAAGCGGAATTTCAGCTGGTTTTCAGGATAATTACCCTAATCCGACAACGGAGGTTAGACGTCTGATTCCGGATTATTACCGCTATGATGCAGGAGCCTTTTCTATCTTTAAATATACTTTCTCTCCAAAACTGAATGCAGAAGCTGGAGTGAGATATGATTTTAGCAGATATGATTCTTACAAATATTATGATGCCAAGGAGTGGAATGAAAAATATGCAAATGTTTTTCCTCAGTTTTATATAAAGCAAAGTGGAAGCAGAGTGCTTTCTCGTCCTATTTTTGATTATCATAATTTTTCAGCAAATATTGGTTTGAACTATAAACCTTCCAAAGACTTTGATGTTAAATTTAATTTTTCAAGAATGAGCAGAACCCCGAATCCGGCAGAACTATTTGCTGACGGACTTCACCATTCTGCAGCTATTATTGAAAAAGGAGATTTAAGAATCAAAAAGGAAGAAATTTATAATGCGAACCTTTCTCTGACGGGGCGTTTCGATGTTTTGAAGGGTCTACAGGTGGAAGCTAATCCGTATGTTATATTTTCTGATAGCTTCATCAATCAAATGCCGACAGAGATCCAGAATACAAGCAGAGGAACCTTTGCTGTCTGGGCTTATCAGCAGGTGAAAGCCAGAATGTATGGGATAGATGCGGATGCACAGCTTACAATTTCAGATAACCTAAAATGGACAACAAGTTTCAGCGCATTAAGAGGAGATGATTTAACAAAAAATGAACCTCTTATCCTAATGATGCCTATGAACCTTAGAAATTCATTGGAATTCAATCTGAATAAACCATCTCACTTCTACATCAGACTGGAAAATGAAAATGTGTTCAAGCAGAATCGTTTCCCGATCAGAGATCAGCCTGTACAGCTTATTGAGGATGGAGAACTGGTAACCAAAATAATAGATTACAGTACTCCGCCTGCCTCGTTTTCAATATTTCACGCATCAATAGGTGCAGATCTATTCAAAAACATGAATCTGAATTTCAGAATCAATAATATTTTTAACAAAGAGTACAAGGAATATCTCAACAGATTGAGGTATTATATGCCGGAACCGGGAAGAAATTTTGTGGTTACTCTTAAATACAATTTCTAA
- a CDS encoding ABC-F family ATP-binding cassette domain-containing protein: protein MLSVQGLGLHHSGNYLFQNVNFTIKKDDKVGLVGKNGAGKSTLLKMLSKEINFFEGEVVTEGSVTIGFLKQDLDFVKGRTVWAETMQAFEQINAWKNELEEVNHQMTVRTDYESDSYTDLINKMTELNDLLMNHDAYNLEGDMEKVLFGLGFKADDFQKITDEFSGGWRMRIELAKLLLQKNDIMLLDEPTNHLDMESIIWLENFLKDYPGAIVLVSHDKQFMTAVCNRTFDINNKKVDDYKANYTKYLVMREDRREKLIQAKKNQDAEIKQMEDNINKFRASATKASFAQSLIKKLDKIERIEVDNEDVSKFNIRFVQSMVPGKIIFEAEHLGKAYGKKQIFDDVDFIVQRGDRIALLGQNGQGKTTLAKILAGDIQDYSGSWNLGHNVNIGYFAQNQEEVLTPNKTVLEEAEDAATEETRPRVRDLLGSFLFQGDAVSKKTKVLSGGERNRLALCKLLLRPFNTLIMDEPTNHLDIQSKEIIKLALQNFEGTLIVISHDREFLQGLCDKIYEFRDGKMKEFLGDINEYLEYRQKETIREISAEKAKLHQEEVKVETKKVEEKPVVSNSQASAIVSKEQKNIQNKIKKVEEKISELETKIEEMEASFTKENPSDETLEKYNTAKDELDAALQEWEYLGTQLD from the coding sequence ATGCTTTCGGTTCAAGGTTTAGGATTACACCATTCAGGAAATTATTTATTTCAAAATGTAAATTTCACCATTAAAAAGGATGATAAGGTAGGTCTCGTAGGAAAAAATGGTGCGGGAAAATCCACTTTATTGAAAATGCTGTCCAAAGAAATCAATTTCTTCGAAGGAGAAGTTGTAACCGAAGGAAGTGTTACAATTGGTTTTCTGAAGCAAGATCTTGATTTTGTAAAAGGAAGAACCGTTTGGGCTGAAACAATGCAGGCTTTTGAGCAAATTAATGCTTGGAAAAATGAGCTGGAGGAAGTCAATCATCAAATGACTGTAAGAACCGACTATGAAAGTGATTCTTATACGGATTTGATTAATAAAATGACCGAACTGAATGATCTTTTGATGAACCACGATGCCTACAATCTTGAAGGCGATATGGAAAAAGTATTGTTTGGTCTTGGATTTAAGGCTGATGATTTCCAAAAAATTACCGATGAATTTTCAGGAGGATGGAGAATGAGAATCGAATTGGCAAAATTACTTCTTCAAAAGAATGATATTATGCTTCTCGATGAGCCTACCAACCACTTGGATATGGAATCCATCATCTGGCTAGAGAACTTCTTGAAAGACTATCCCGGAGCAATTGTTCTCGTAAGTCACGATAAGCAGTTCATGACAGCGGTTTGTAACAGAACGTTTGATATCAACAATAAAAAAGTTGACGATTACAAGGCCAACTATACAAAATATCTTGTCATGCGAGAAGATCGCCGTGAAAAACTGATTCAGGCTAAAAAGAATCAGGATGCGGAGATTAAACAGATGGAAGATAACATCAATAAATTCCGTGCAAGTGCTACAAAGGCATCTTTCGCTCAATCATTGATTAAAAAACTAGACAAAATTGAACGTATTGAAGTTGATAACGAGGACGTTTCAAAATTCAATATCCGTTTCGTACAATCTATGGTTCCCGGAAAAATTATTTTCGAAGCAGAACATTTAGGAAAAGCTTACGGGAAAAAACAAATTTTTGATGATGTAGATTTCATCGTTCAAAGAGGAGACAGGATTGCTCTTTTAGGGCAAAACGGACAAGGGAAAACGACGCTTGCTAAGATTTTGGCAGGTGATATTCAGGATTATTCAGGTTCTTGGAACCTTGGCCATAATGTAAACATCGGTTACTTTGCTCAAAATCAGGAAGAGGTTTTAACACCTAACAAAACTGTTTTAGAAGAAGCTGAAGATGCTGCTACAGAAGAAACAAGACCTAGAGTAAGAGATTTATTAGGATCTTTCCTATTCCAGGGAGATGCCGTTTCCAAGAAGACAAAAGTACTTTCCGGAGGAGAAAGAAACCGTTTAGCTCTTTGTAAACTATTGCTTCGTCCTTTCAATACGTTGATTATGGATGAGCCTACCAACCACTTGGATATCCAATCTAAGGAGATTATTAAGTTGGCTTTACAGAATTTTGAGGGGACATTGATCGTAATCTCTCACGACAGAGAATTCCTGCAGGGACTTTGTGATAAGATCTATGAATTCCGTGATGGAAAGATGAAAGAATTCCTGGGTGACATTAACGAGTATCTTGAATACAGACAAAAGGAAACAATCAGAGAGATTTCTGCAGAAAAAGCTAAACTTCATCAGGAAGAAGTAAAGGTAGAAACTAAAAAGGTTGAAGAGAAACCAGTTGTTAGTAACAGCCAGGCATCTGCTATTGTAAGTAAGGAACAGAAGAACATTCAAAATAAAATCAAGAAAGTAGAAGAAAAAATTTCTGAACTTGAAACGAAAATCGAAGAAATGGAAGCTTCCTTTACCAAGGAAAATCCTTCTGATGAAACTTTAGAAAAGTATAATACTGCTAAAGATGAGTTGGATGCAGCTTTGCAGGAGTGGGAATACCTGGGAACTCAGCTTGATTAA
- a CDS encoding phospholipase effector Tle1 domain-containing protein: MNGSRVISVGIFFDGTGNNGVNALSSDKPLNNNESYHGAFTNIYKLYRSFNGYEKIYIEGIGTVTGKEDSNFAMATCANPPYGNGYSSDDKLQKAHDFVEKIIKEVGCEYHFYLYGFGRGGMLARTFCNQFLSHYFNGNIKIKFMGIFDAVESKPFNTYDLSLSHRVENALHICAVNECRFFFPLTGFFGDSRAMQDQKIEGYSSVWKEIFVPGAHADIGGGYLEGPQSVYISTDFLNIDHLKVYVEDIRNTKTDAGGNKIWNALLSDYGIEEGTILSQAYVCRDKVYNELSKVYGKLMLEETNRISSVFNLDMYFEVDYNRHPLLESFYTELKTYMKDLSIDKKPIYNYHGLADYTHISANFGLYSNSQLGRSEYEINVELLNNGLNVSSNTTVDPDSQTRLSVELHLPEDNFVADFLYGTSVPNNDIWTRSIVKAPAIRILNEINH, encoded by the coding sequence ATGAATGGCAGTAGAGTGATTTCCGTCGGAATTTTTTTTGACGGTACAGGAAACAACGGAGTAAATGCTCTTTCATCAGATAAACCGCTGAACAATAATGAAAGCTATCATGGCGCATTTACCAATATCTATAAATTATACAGATCATTTAACGGATATGAGAAAATATATATTGAGGGAATAGGAACCGTAACAGGAAAAGAAGATAGCAATTTTGCAATGGCAACATGTGCTAACCCACCTTATGGAAACGGATATTCTTCTGATGATAAGCTTCAGAAAGCCCATGATTTTGTAGAGAAGATAATCAAAGAAGTTGGCTGCGAATACCACTTTTACTTATACGGATTCGGTAGAGGAGGGATGCTGGCAAGAACTTTTTGCAATCAATTCCTATCCCATTATTTCAATGGGAATATTAAGATAAAATTCATGGGAATTTTTGATGCTGTGGAATCTAAGCCGTTCAATACCTACGATCTGAGTCTTTCTCATCGGGTAGAAAATGCACTTCACATCTGCGCTGTTAATGAATGTAGGTTTTTCTTCCCATTGACAGGTTTTTTTGGGGACTCAAGAGCTATGCAAGATCAGAAGATAGAGGGATATTCATCAGTTTGGAAAGAAATTTTTGTTCCCGGAGCACATGCAGACATTGGTGGAGGGTATTTGGAAGGGCCTCAATCGGTATATATTTCTACGGATTTTTTAAATATTGATCATCTGAAGGTGTATGTTGAAGACATCAGAAATACAAAAACAGATGCAGGAGGTAACAAAATATGGAATGCTTTACTTTCAGATTATGGAATTGAGGAGGGAACTATTTTGTCACAGGCTTATGTTTGCAGAGATAAAGTATACAATGAGCTTTCAAAAGTATATGGAAAGCTTATGCTTGAAGAGACCAATAGAATATCATCTGTGTTTAATCTGGACATGTATTTTGAAGTAGATTATAACAGACATCCCTTACTTGAAAGTTTTTATACAGAATTGAAAACCTACATGAAAGATCTTTCAATAGATAAGAAACCCATATACAACTATCATGGATTGGCTGATTATACTCACATTTCAGCAAACTTTGGACTGTATAGCAATAGTCAGTTGGGAAGATCAGAATATGAAATTAACGTTGAGTTGCTCAACAACGGATTGAACGTTTCAAGCAATACCACAGTAGATCCGGACAGCCAGACACGGCTTTCTGTTGAACTTCATCTCCCCGAAGACAACTTTGTAGCAGATTTTCTATACGGAACCAGTGTTCCCAATAATGATATATGGACCCGTTCCATTGTAAAGGCGCCGGCCATAAGAATATTAAACGAAATTAACCACTAG